The genomic interval CTATAATCAGGgacaatctctcctgtctgacccgttccagaagacgaaggatcagctggagcggaggaaacgcatacaagagaacccgcggccaaggtgtgtgtgccaatgcaTCTACCCCTCTCAACCTtcgggaagatcccgagggttgagagagaaccaccacctgcagtgtgttctccctgcacgcgaacaggtccacctgagccgtcctgaacctctgccagatcagtctgacaatgtcgggatgtaaccgccaatcgtctcggcggggaccgccgcgagacatgaggtccccgaagttctgggcgcccgcgatatgcagggctctcagactgaggagatactgttGAGCCccaagccagagctcgaccgccttttggtggagagcagagaagcgcactcccccctgtctgtttatgtatgccgccgccgacacgctgtctgtcctgatcagaacgtggccgCCAcgtaccaggtgaaagaaatgcagcaGCACTTTCCTCCCAGCGACGAGTTCCAGCACATATATGTGTTGGGGGCACTCACCTCCCaacgagtgagagaggcacgttcctccccaacccgggAACGAGGCTTCCGTGAAGACCACTTCGTAGGACGTCACtttgcccaggggaacaccccagAAGGGCAGGGGGGGTTtccccaatattccaggtctggtgaCACCGTACGGGGTAAGAGGAGCatcctgagcttgtgtcgcatggggtccaaccgttagcgagcaaaccaccgctggagtctgcgcataaagagGAGACCCAGAGGAACCACGGGATGGgcggctgccatcagccctaacaggcgcatggtgggcAGTGTGGTCACGTTTCTGAGAACGCGAAAGCGGGAGAGTgccaacaggatggcgtctcgccgaggaggcgagagCATCGCTGTCATGGCGGCTCAGtgtaggcaaagccccaagtagattATCTGCCGGCCGTGGAGCGGGAAGCTCttttcccagttgatggcaaaacccaggaaagaGATGGTttgcaccgctcttgccaacacgcatagcggtcggagagagggcgagctgacagctgaggaacgctgtccaggaataacccgtattcctcggcccctaccgcctccacactgtgtgtgaacaaatgggggcatcccatgaaagggaggaggctcagtgaGCGTGGTAGACGTTACAGAGCTACAGGCAGCGACCCGTCTAGCCGCTGCACTCGTGCCCGCGCGATGTCCGCTGGCTGTAACCACAGACCCGTCTTCTCACCTTCCACAGACTGtagaagggaggtagaggggataatgtAGGGAACTAGGGGACTGGTACAAGCGCCCGTATCTACGGGCTTGTGTAATGAGTCGCCAGTCCACCCACGAAGCTCAAAGGGACctgcttcttagaagcaggtgaaccagaggttaTGTTAACACCCGTCcggccgccaccctacagccatcgggctgagggggggaaagaggcagcctagaggaatatcgctctttagggagTAAGGAGCctgtgagaatcgccccgaaccgggaacgattctcacggacggACTGCTGGTACGCGAGCACCTCCGAGAACCGGGGCCCAATTAGTCCATTTGAAGCTAATgggccctggacgaggctggcccgctctcgttccggcaccgcagtgtgagagagccatatgaccctctGAATCATGGTGGCCCATaccatatgccggccggccgaaacggctatcggctggcatagctggaggatggcgctggagatGCGGGAAACCGTCAGCCATCTTGCGGCCTCCTCCGGGCCGTAAACCTCCCtgccagccgacaaggagatcagggcagaggagagcagggcgaggttgttgaccgccgccgcagatTGTGAGGCACACAGGCCGTCAGGCCGGTAATCTGCCTCTGGAgtcggtcggggggcagcggcttctcGTTAGGacgccatccggcgcccggacacagaagcgctgccagggaaGGCTCACCCCTCCATATTAGTGAAGTCAGTGAAGGCCTTCAGAGTAGAAGGGTCTCCACCAGCAGCGGTGAAAAGGTGCTGAACCGGTGAGAACAGGGGGTACTGGGTAGCCCGCCGGGAGGAAGAcagggtgcgaaagcactcgccctgcatgtcATCCGACATGGGGACGAGAGGCGGGGCTGGCATAGGGATGCCCTTGATGGCCGTCGCCTCGCCCATGATCTCGCTGAAAAGATCGGCCATCCGGCGTGGTTTCTCCTTGGGGACGACCGTGGCGGTGGAAGCCCTGGAGCAGGAGAATCCGGACGCAGAGTCTGCAAAGACGTTGTCCAAGGAGGCGACGTCGTCCACCTCTATGTGATCGTCGTCGACGTCCTCGATGTCCGGAACTCCGGCCCTAAAGATGTCGATGGCCTCAGAGAGGTCCACCGACGGGGAGAAGTAGAGGTGCCTGGAGAGgagcccctcttcaggcagcgcgCGGCAGGCGACGCAGGAGGCAGGAGTAACCATGGCAGCCGCAGCGTGTTCAGCGCCGAGGCACCTAAAACACGCCAGGTGCCCGTCACCCGGCGCCAGGgaagcgggacaggaggcgcactgaggccctgaaaagggcccccTAGCTCTTATAGATGCGCTCTCCAGTGGCCCTGAAATGGACCACCGGTCCGTCGCCTCGCCCACACCGCTGCCACCCGTTTGAAGGTTCGAAGTCATTCTTCTTTTTCGTAGATCAGtacaattgctgaaagaaaagggaggatgagcggcgGTATGCATATATACACGGTACCTTGGGAAATATTGGCGGTGCCCaagttgattggtgcatagttgaaatTTTCCCTTACGGGACAAGCctataaggcgaagcctagacggcgtagcctacatgaaatagaaccagATATTTAGTGGTACATTCGTTTTGttaagaaccaaaaaacgaataaataaGCTGaacttttgatttgtttttttctggtttatgctttttttattcccattttataattattcccagaaaacagactGCTAGCCTAAAACATACCTTGGTTGgagctgcatgcagcgctcaactgtTCTACTTAAGatttattattatctataaGGTGGGTCTGCAAAAGGTCTTGAACTGTGTGGCACACCGATAGTAAAAGGTTTGGGAACAACTTCTCTACGGTGTTCATCCCCGCTATCCTATTTCTGTAATTTTTTATCAAAAGCTGCATTAAATAGCCATTCAATAGACGTATGTCCATGCTATCACCATTTTCCAACGTACAAAATAGGACAATAGATTAAGAACAAGCAAAGTCTTCATAACTTTACTCACACATTTTACAATATCCTCACTTCAACATGACAAAAACAATCCAAATGGTTAAACAACACTGCAGTTTCAAACTTGTACACCCTATTAATATCCTCAAAACCCAAACACTTGCAACATTTCCATAAATATGCCTTCTTTTTAAAATCATACTAGTCCCTTTATTTCTGAGTCATTGGGAATGAGTTCTGGTCCATGAGCTCGCCCACTCTCTCCTGGAGGGTCTGAACCACCTCTGCCAGAATGAAGACGTGCGTGTCATCAAGGTCCTGGATAATGAACTTTTTTCCTAGTGCAGAGGTCTCGTCCAGGTATAAGAGGAATTGCTTCATAGCAGGGTCACTGTGGATTTAAATAGAACACAGAAACATTTCTGTAAATTAGGAGTTAAATGGTGCAATGGTTGTTTTGTGTTCCCTCGTGTTAGACAAACCCACCTGGATCATAATTATTTTTCCTGTTTCCTACTGGTCAATGCCTACTTGCAGTAAAACAAGTTCATAAAAGGGTGCATTCTTTGCGCAGCCACTTTATGTATATTTATCTTACCATTCGACCAGAACTCCCTTCAGCACGTTGACCATCCTGACGGTCCAGAGAGTGGTGGGTTCTGCGATGCTGTTTCTCTGCAACACAAGAGACCTTCAGCATAGGGGCTAGCCTTCCTATCGCGGACCTATTAGCTTCCTATTTGCTTTCGGCATATAATTGCAAGATTGCTAGGATTCATTTGAATCCAACTTAATAGCGACGCCTTTGCCGAGCTCATAATTATAGAACACACGTGTTGGCCATTGTTTCTGTTTCAGCTGATAGTTGTTGCCCTAATAATAAAAGCATAATTTGGAATAAGTATGACTGATAAGTAAAACAGCCCACTTACATAAGATtctataaaatacaataaaaaaagctgATTAGCATACAATGTCAATGGACAGGATAATGAATTCAATTTACCTGTTTTTTATTAATCATCGGTTTGTTGTTTCTCTAAGTAGCTCTGATGTGAAGCAACGATGCTaacaatgcattctgggatatGTTGTTAAACTACGAATCGTGTCGAGGGACAAActtcttttgtttttaaagcCCTAGTCAAAACCAGCGGCGGGCTTTATCTCCCACTGAAAAAGGCCGAGTCCCCTCAAAGCCCTCCCTCCAAAAAACCCGAGTCATATTGTGATGACAAAAATGTATatgaaaaaatgtttttaccaATAAAGTGGCGAGCAACACGGGAATGCATGGGCCAACTCTCGTGGCCGATACTCGCACGACCGAGGAGTGCAACATAAATGCAACTCCCGACGAGTTGCATTTATgtaaaaacacattgacacccacccacccacccgcccccacccccacccccacccccacccccacccccacacacacacacacacacacacacacacacacacacgaaagttgacaattcaaaagaggtagctatttaatgcacttacctcagaagttactcgacggccagcaatggaaatgaatgatctcctacgccgtaaatGGATGTTTTGGAACTATGCGATgttccataccccggaagtaggcggcAAAAaacgctacaacggagtccaaaaagtgtcgccactctgttatatTTATCACTATGATATATAGCACCTGCTAAACAATCCATCCCCCCCAGATCACAATCACAACTCTCTGGTGCCGCCTACTGCTTTTACAAGCCATGACAGGCGAGGGATATGACGTCGGGCTACATCTGACCAATCCGCTTCCAACCGGAAGTTGAATCGTACTTCCTCTCTTAGTTCGCTTGTTTTTCCTCCTCCCGTACGAAAGGTAGAACACATTGCGCATCATTCTTCGAGGTTAATTCTTTACTACAGCAACATGAAGAACAACGCCACGGTGCCCGCCTTCCTGACCAAGCTGTGGACGCTGGTAGAGGATGAGGACAGCGACGGGCTGATCCGCTGGAGCCAGGTGACGTCTGTCCCCACGGTGGTCCGCAGCAGGCGGACACACAGCCTCAGAGCACCCCCCTGTTAGGAACAGCGCTGTTACCATGAGTGTCCATTGGAGGAATCCAGTGATTAGGCAGAGATTAGTGGCGCTAGTAAGCTTACGGTCCTGGTGTAGCAGCTACCCGGTGGCTACCTA from Gadus macrocephalus chromosome 21, ASM3116895v1 carries:
- the gtf2h5 gene encoding general transcription factor IIH subunit 5, which codes for MVNVLKGVLVECDPAMKQFLLYLDETSALGKKFIIQDLDDTHVFILAEVVQTLQERVGELMDQNSFPMTQK